The following coding sequences are from one Kogia breviceps isolate mKogBre1 chromosome X, mKogBre1 haplotype 1, whole genome shotgun sequence window:
- the CACNA1F gene encoding voltage-dependent L-type calcium channel subunit alpha-1F isoform X1 — MAASEGGKDTTPEPSPANGTGPGPEWGLCTGPPASGGEIGEASSPGTPKRRTQHSKHKTVAVASAQRSPRALFCLTLANPLRRSCISIVEWKPFDILILLTIFANCVALGVYIPFPEDDSNTANHNLEQVEYVFLVIFTVETVLKIVAYGLVLHPSAYIRNGWNLLDFIIVVVGLFSVLLEQGPGRPGDAPHAGGKPGGFDVKALRAFRVLRPLRLVSGVPSLHIVLNSIMKALVPLLHIALLVLFVIIIYAIIGLELFLGRMHKTCYFLGSDIEAEEDPSPCASSGSGRACTLNQTECRGRWEGPNGGITNFDNFFFAMLTVFQCITMEGWTDVLYWMQDAMGYELPWVYFVSLVIFGSFFVLNLVLGVLSGEFSKEREKAKARGDFQKLREKQQLEEDLRGYLDWITQAEELDMEDPSADGNFGSVAQEGQASHRPQLAELTNRRRGRLHWFSHSTHSTHSTSSHASLPASDTGSMADTAGDEEEEEGSLASCTRCLNKIMKTSVCRCLRRANRGLRARCRRAVKSNACYWAVLLLVFLNTLTIASEHHGQPIWLTQIQEYANKVLLCLFTVEMLLKLYSLGPSVYVSSFFNRFDCFVVCGGILETTLVEVGAMQPLGISVLRCVRLLRIFKVTRHWASLSNLVASLLNSMKSIASLLLLLFLFIIIFSLLGMQLFGGKFNFDQTHTKRSTFDTFPQALLTVFQILTGEDWNVVMYDGIMAYGGPFFPGMLVCVYFIILFICGNYILLNVFLAIAVDNLASGDAGIDKDKGREKNTEETAQENGALVPGGENEEEEGAKNEGAGMEEEEEEEEEEEEEEEGGAGHVELLQEVVPKEKVVPIPEGSAFFCLSQTNPLRKACHTLIHHHVFTNLILVFIILSSVSLAAEDPIRAHSFRNHILGYFDYAFTSIFTVEILLKMTVFGAFLHHGSFCRSWFNLLDLLVVSVSLISFGIHSSAISVVKILRVLRVLRPLRAINRAKGLKHVVQCVFVAIRTIGNIMIVTTLLQFMFACIGVQLFKGKFYSCTDEAKHTPQECKGSFLVYPDGDVSRPLVRERLWVNSDFNFDNVLSAMMALFTVSTFEGWPALLYKAIDANAENKGPIYNYHVEISVFFIVYIIIIAFFMMNIFVGFVIITFRAQGEQEYQDCELDKNQRQCVEYALKAQPLRRYIPKNPHQYRVWATVNSAAFEYLMFLLILLNTVALAMQHYEQTAPFNYVMDILNMVFTGLFTVEMVLKIIAFKPKHYFTDAWNTFDALIVVGSVVDIAVTEVNNGGHLGESSEDSSRISITFFRLFRVMRLVKLLSKGEGIRTLLWTFIKSFQALPYVALLIAMIFFIYAVIGMQIFGKVALQDGTQINRNNNFQTFPQAVLLLFRCATGEAWQEIMLASLPGSRCDPESDFGPGEEFSCGSNFAIAYFISFFMLCAFLIINLFVAVIMDNFDYLTRDWSILGPHHLDEFKRIWSEYDPGAKGRIKHLDVVALLRRIQPPLGFGKLCPHRVACKRLVAMNMPLNSDGTVTFNATLFALVRTSLKIKTEGNLEQANQELRIVIKKIWKRMKQKLLDEVIPPADEEEVTVGKFYATFLIQDYFRKFRRRKEKGLLGAEAPPSTSSALQAGLRSLQDLGPEMRQALTCDTDEEEEEEKGQEGEEEEDEKHPETYKAPMGSQPPSRRSSVISVSLPAWDKPPDSLSLGPSDDDGGAPNSRKSSVPQAGSHTHRRSSGVLIFTIPEEGSSQSKATEGQEKQDEQEEVPSQLSYLDEQAGAPPRPILLPPHKPQRYVDGHQAPRRRLLPPTPAGRKPSFTIQCLRRQGSCEDLPIPGTYHRGRNSGPSRAQGSWATPPQRGRLLYAPLLLVEEGAAADRYLGKSSSPLHTFTCLHVPGTHSDPNHGKRGSADSLVEAVLISEGLGLFAQDPRFVALAKREIADACRLTLDEMDSAASDLLAQGTSSLYSDEESILSRFDEEDLGDEMACVHAL; from the exons ATGGCGGCATCTGAAGGCGGGAAAG ACACCACCCCAGAGCCCAGTCCAGCCAACGGGACAGGCCCTGGGCCGGAATGGGGGCTGTGCACTGGGCCCCCAGCATCAGGTGGTGAAATCGGCGAGGCATCCAGCCCGGGGACCCCTAAGCGAAGGACTCAGCACAGTAAGCACAAGACAGTGGCAGTGGCCAGTGCCCAGCGCTCACCCCGGGCACTCTTCTGCCTCACCCTGGCAAACCCCCTGCGGCGGTCCTGCATCAGCATCGTGGAATGGAA GCCCTTCGACATCCTCATCCTGCTGACCATCTTTGCCAACTGCGTGGCCCTTGGGGTCTACATCCCCTTCCCAGAGGATGACTCCAACACTGCCAACCACAACCTG GAGCAGGTGGAGTACGTATTCTTGGTGATTTTCACCGTGGAGACCGTGCTCAAGATCGTGGCCTACGGGCTGGTGCTCCACCCCAGCGCCTACATCCGCAATGGCTGGAACCTGCTCGACTTCATCATCGTCGTGGTCGG GCTGTTCAGCGTGCTGCTGGAGCAGGGGCCCGGACGCCCGGGGGACGCCCCGCATGCCGGAGGGAAGCCGGGGGGCTTCGATGTGAAGGCGTTGCGGGCGTTTCGGGTGCTGAGGCCACTGAGGCTGGTGTCCGGGGTCCCGA GCCTGCACATAGTGCTCAATTCCATCATGAAGGCGCTGGTGCCGCTGCTGCATATCGCACTTCTCGTGCTCTTTGTCATCATCATTTACGCCATCATCGGACTCGAGCTGTTCCTCGGACGCATGCACAAAACGTGCTACTTCCTGGGATCTG ACATAGAGGCGGAGGAGGACCCATCGCCCTGTGCGTCATCGGGATCGGGGCGTGCTTGTACGCTGAACCAGACCGAGTGCCGCGGACGCTGGGAAGGTCCCAACGGAGGCATCACCAACTTCGACAATTTCTTCTTCGCCATGCTGACAGTCTTCCAGTGCATCACCATGGAAGGCTGGACTGACGTGCTCTACTGG aTGCAGGATGCCATGGGGTATGAGCTGCCCTGGGTGTATTTCGTGAGTCTtgtcatctttggatccttcttCGTCCTCAACCTTGTACTTGGTGTCCTGAGTGG AGAGTTCtccaaggagagggagaaggcaaaAGCACGAGGGGACTTCCAGAAGCTTCGAGAGAAGCAGCAGCTGGAGGAGGACCTGCGGGGCTACCTGGACTGGATCACACAGGCGGAGGAGCTGGACATGGAGGACCCCTCAGCTGATGGCAACTTTGGTTCTGTGGCTCAagagggccaggccagccacC GGCCACAACTGGCAGAGCTGACCAATAGGAGACGAGGACGTCTGCACTGGTTCAGTCACTCCACCCACTCCACCCACTCCACCAGCAGCCACG CCAGCCTCCCAGCCAGTGACACCGGTTCGATGGCAGATACCGCAGGcgatgaggaagaggaagaggggtcTCTGGCCAGCTGTACACGCTGCCT AAACAAGATCATGAAAACCAGTGTCTG CCGCTGCCTCCGCCGAGCCAACCGGGGCCTTCGGGCGCGCTGCCGGCGGGCTGTGAAGTCTAATGCCTGCTACTGGGCCGTGCTGCTGCTCGTCTTCCTCAACACGCTGACCATCGCCTCGGAGCACCACGGGCAGCCCATCTGGCTCACCCAGATCCAGG agTATGCCAACAAAGTGTTGCTCTGTCTGTTCACGGTGGAGATGCTTCTCAAGTTATATAGTCTGGGGCCCTCTGTCTACGTCTCCTCCTTCTTCAACCGCTTTGACTGCTTCGTGGTCTGTGGGGGCATCCTGGAGACCACCCTGGTGGAGGTGGGCGCCATGCAGCCCCTGGGCATCTCGGTGCTCCGCTGTGTGCGCCTCCTCAGGATCTTTAAGGtcaccag GCACTGGGCATCTCTGAGCAATTTAGTGGCGTCCCTGCTCAATTCGATGAAATCCATTGCATCCTTgctgcttctcctcttcctctttatcATCATCTTCTCCCTGCTTGGCATGCAGCTGTTTGGGGGCAAGTTCAACTTTGACCAGACCCACACCAAGCGAAGCACCTTTGACACCTTCCCCCAGGCCCTCCTCACTGTCTTTCAG ATCCTGACAGGTGAGGACTGGAATGTGGTCATGTATGATGGTATCATGGCCTATGGTGGCCCCTTCTTCCCAGGGATGCTGGTATGCGTGTACTTCATCATCCTCTTCATCTGTGGCAACT ACATCCTGTTGAATGTGTTTCTTGCCATTGCTGTGGACAACCTGGCCAGTGGAGATGCAGGCATTGACAAGGACAAGGGCAG GGAGAAGAACACTGAGGAAACTGCACAGGAGAATGGAGCACTG GTGCCTGGTGGGgagaatgaggaagaggaaggtgCAAAAAATGAAGGAGCAG gcatggaggaggaggaggaggaggaggaggaggaagaggaggaggaggaagggggtgcCGGGCATGTGGAACTCCTGCAGGAAGTTGTACCCAAGGAGAAGGTGGTACCCATCCCTGAGGGCAGcgccttcttctgcctcagccaAACCAACCC GCTGAGGAAGGCCTGCCACACCCTCATCCACCATCACGTCTTCACCAATCTTATCCTGGTGTTCATCATCCTCAGCAGTGTGTCCCTGGCAGCTGAGGACCCCATCCGAGCCCACTCCTTCCGCAACCAC ATTCTGGGGTACTTCGATTATGCCTTCACCTCCATTTTCACCGTGGAGATTCTACTAAAG ATGACAGTGTTTGGGGCTTTCCTGCACCATGGCTCTTTCTGCCGTAGCTGGTTCAATCTGTTGGATCTTCTGGTGGTCAGCGTGTCCCTCATCTCCTTTGGCATCCA CTCCAGTGCCATCTCGGTGGTGAAGATTCTTCGAGTACTCCGAGTACTACGGCCCCTCCGAGCCATCAACAGGGCTAAAGGACTCAAG CACGTGGTGCAGTGTGTGTTCGTGGCCATCCGGACCATCGGGAATATCATGATTGTGACCACGCTCCTGCAATTCATGTTCGCCTGCATTGGTGTGCAGCTCTTCAAG GGGAAATTCTACAGTTGTACTGATGAGGCCAAACACACACCCCAAGAATGCAA GGGCTCCTTCCTGGTCTACCCCGATGGAGATGTGTCAAGGCCCCTGGTCCGGGAGCGGCTCTGGGTCAACAGTGATTTCAACTTTGACAATGTCCTTTCAGCCATGATGGCCCTGTTCACTGTCTCCACCTTCGAAGGCTGGCCTGC GCTGCTGTATAAGGCCATCGATGCAAACGCAGAGAACAAGGGCCCCATCTATAATTACCACGTGGAGATCTCAGTGTTCTTCATTGTCTACATCATCATCATTGCTTTCTTCATGATGAACATCTTTGTGGGCTTCGTCATCATCACCTTCCGTGCCCAGGGCGAGCAGGAGTACCAAGACTGTGAGCTGGACAAGAACCAG CGCCAGTGTGTGGAGTATGCCCTcaaggcccagccactccgccgcTATATCCCCAAGAACCCGCATCAGTATCGGGTGTGGGCCACTGTGAACTCTGCTGCCTTCGAGTATCTCATGTTCCTGCTCATCCTGCTCAACACGGTTGCTCTAGCCATGCAG CACTATGAGCAGACTGCTCCCTTCAACTATGTCATGGACATCCTCAACATGGTTTTCACTGGCCTCTTCACTGTTGAGATGGTGCTCAAAATCATTGCCTTCAAACCCAAG CATTACTTTACTGATGCCTGGAACACGTTTGATGCTCTTATTGTGGTGGGCAGCGTAGTGGACATTGCCGTCACTGAAGTCAAC AATGGTGGCCACCTTGGCGAG AGCTCTGAGGACAGTTCCCGCATTTCGATCACATTCTTTCGCCTCTTCCGAGTCATGCGGCTGGTCAAGCTTCTCAGTAAGGGTGAAGGGATTCGCACATTACTCTGGACATTCATCAAGTCCTTCCAG GCCTTGCCCTATGTGGCTCTTCTCATCGCAATGATATTCTTCATTTACGCAGTCATTGGGATGCAG ATTTTCGGCAAGGTGGCTCTTCAGGATGGCACACAGATCAACCGAAACAACAACTTCCAGACCTTTCCACAGGCTGTGCTGCTTTTGTTCag GTGTGCTACTGGTGAGGCATGGCAGGAGATAATGCTTGCCAGCCTTCCTGGGAGCCGGTGTGACCCTGAGTCTGACTTCGGCCCTGGTGAGGAGTTTAGCTGTGGTAGCAATTTTGCCATAGCCTATTTTATCAGCTTCTTCATGCTCTGTGCATTCCTG ATCATAAATCTCTTTGTGGCTGTGATCATGGACAACTTTGATTATCTAACCAGAGACTGGTCCATCCTGGGCCCCCATCACCTCGATGAATTCAAGAGGATCTGGTCTGAATATGACCCCGGGGCCAA AGGCCGCATCAAGCACCTGGATGTGGTTGCCCTGCTGAGACGCATCCAGCCACCACTGGGATTCGGGAAGCTGTGCCCACACCGGGTGGCCTGCAAG AGACTTGTGGCGATGAACATGCCTCTCAACTCAGATGGGACAGTGACATTCAATGCCACACTCTTTGCCCTCGTTCGGACATCCCTGAAGATCAAGACAGAAg GGAACCTGGAGCAAGCCAATCAGGAGCTGCGGattgtcatcaaaaagatctgGAAGCGGATGAAGCAGAAGCTGCTAGATGAGGTCATCCCCCCAGCTGACG AGGAAGAAGTTACCGTGGGCAAATTCTACGCCACATTTCTGATCCAGGACTATTTCCGCAAATTCCGGCGGAGGAAAGAAAAGGGGCTACTAGGGGCCGAGGCTCCCCCAAGCACCTCCTCTGCCCTTCAG GCTGGTCTGAGGAGCCTGCAAGACTTGGGTCCTGAGATGCGGCAGGCCCTCACCTGTGAcacagatgaggaggaggaggaggaaaaggggcaggagggagaggaggaggaagatgagaagCACCCGGAAACATACAAA GCCCCAAtgggctcccagcccccatctcgCCGGAGCTCTGTGATTTCTGTGTCTCTGCCTGCCTGGGACAAACCACCAGATTCACTTTCCCTTGGGCCCAGTGATGACGATGGGGGTGCTCCCAACTCCAGAAAGTCCAGTGTGCCCCAGGCTGGGTCCCACACCCACAG GAGAAGCTCTGGGGTTCTCATTTTCACCATTCCGGAAGAAGGAAGTTCTCAGTCCAAGGCAACCGAAGGGCAAGAGAAGCAGGATGAACAAGAGGAAGTCCCCAGCCA GCTCTCCTACCTAGATGAGCAGGCAGGGGCTCCCCCACGCCCCATCCTTTTGCCACCTCACAAACCCCAGAGATATGTGGATGGCCACCAAGCACCACGCCGCCGTCTGCTGCCCCCAACGCCTGCAG GCCGGAAGCCTTCCTTCACCATCCAGTGTCTGCGGCGCCAGGGCAGTTGTGAAGATTTACCCATCCCAGGCACCTATCATCGTGGGCGCAACTCAGGGCCCAGCAGGGCAcag GGTTCCTGGGCAACCCCTCCTCAGCGGGGCCGGCTCCTATACGCCCCACTGTTATTGGTGGAGGAGGGTGCAGCAGCGGACAGATACCTCGGCAAATCCAGCAGTCCACTGCACACCTTCACCTGTCTGCACGTACCTGGAACCCACTCAGACCCCAACCACGGCAAAAGGGGCAGTGCTGACAGCCTGGTGGAGGCT GTGCTCATCTCTGAGGGCTTGGGCCTGTTTGCCCAAGACCCGCGCTTCGTGGCCCTGGCCAAGCGGGAGATTGCAGATGCATGTCGCCTGACACTGGACGAGATGGACAGTGCTGCCAGTGACCTGCTGGCACAGGGGACCAGCTCACTTTATAGTGACGAGGAGTCCATCCTCTCCCGCTTCGATGAGGAGGACCTGGGAGACGAGATGGCCTGCGTCCATGCCCTCTGA